The following proteins are encoded in a genomic region of Desulfobotulus mexicanus:
- the rplC gene encoding 50S ribosomal protein L3 has translation MCKGLIAKKLGMTRIFNQDGNSIPVTVVQAGPCVVTQIKTVETDGYNALQVAFGPKKEQRVNKPMKGHFAKAGVQCFSVVKEFAVEDPSLFTLGQEVTVDLFKVGDLVDVVGTTQGKGFAGTVKRHGFHRGPVTHGSHNVRAPGSVGCSAWPSRVVKGKKMPGHMGVDRKTARNLQIVDIRPEENLLLIKGAVPGHKTGILEIKKRKYQK, from the coding sequence ATGTGCAAAGGACTGATCGCAAAAAAGCTGGGGATGACAAGGATCTTTAACCAGGATGGGAACAGTATTCCCGTTACCGTCGTCCAGGCCGGTCCCTGTGTTGTTACCCAGATTAAAACAGTAGAAACCGATGGCTACAATGCGTTGCAGGTAGCTTTTGGTCCGAAAAAAGAACAGCGAGTAAACAAGCCCATGAAGGGCCATTTTGCCAAGGCCGGAGTTCAGTGCTTCTCCGTGGTAAAGGAGTTTGCAGTGGAAGATCCTTCCCTGTTCACGCTGGGTCAGGAAGTTACCGTGGATCTCTTTAAAGTTGGAGATCTTGTGGATGTGGTTGGAACCACTCAGGGTAAAGGTTTTGCCGGTACAGTAAAACGTCATGGTTTTCACCGCGGGCCAGTCACCCATGGTTCCCATAACGTTCGTGCCCCTGGCTCTGTGGGGTGTTCTGCCTGGCCTTCCCGTGTTGTAAAGGGTAAAAAAATGCCCGGTCATATGGGTGTGGATCGTAAAACGGCCAGAAACCTTCAGATAGTAGATATCCGCCCCGAGGAAAATCTCCTCCTGATCAAGGGCGCAGTCCCCGGTCACAAAACCGGAATCCTCGAGATCAAGAAGCGGAAATACCAGAAATAG
- the rpoC gene encoding DNA-directed RNA polymerase subunit beta', giving the protein METLYDFFAKPMDPRKYSGVQISLASSQTIRDWSFGEITKPETINYRTFKPERDGLFCAKIFGPTKDYECNCGKYKRMKHRGVVCEKCGVEVIQSKVRRDRMAHIELACPVAHIWFLKSLPSKIGNLLDITLKNLEKVLYFDSYVVVDPKETGLSRLQLLSDEKYYEALDLYGEGAFEAGIGAESIQRLLETMDMETIYHQLREDISATTSVAKRQKLSKRLRIVDAFRNSGVSPVWMILETVPVLPPDLRPLVPLEGGRFATSDLNDLYRRVINRNNRLKRLMDLKAPDIIVRNEKRMLQESVDVLFDNGRHGRVVTGTNKRPLKSLSDTLKGKQGRFRQNLLGKRVDYSGRSVIVVGPNLRLHQCGIPKKMALELFKPFIYHHLEQKGLVSTVKSAKKMVERETPEVWDTLDEVVKEYPVMLNRAPTLHRLGLQAFEPVLIEGKAIRLHPLVCTAFNADFDGDQMAVHLPLSVEAHIEARVLMLASNNILSPANGEPIIIPTQDIVLGLYYLTQKIEGVKGEGTRFANVMEVRQAYDAGEISMHASIVVRMKDGSRVDTTTGRVLLWELIPDAMVSSFNHIMVTSQEDLDLVQKALASGARFTEVAQQYSKSADVYHNAYIGFLDPKEFSRVFGIKGPAVQQLFAMEPGSLSPLMEDGGQYHFFEVVDRQMEIPFSVVNKVMDKGTIRKLVDYAYRNLGPKGTVILADRLKDLGYSISTKGGLSVGIDDMIIPDNKWDILKDAEDKVAEINRQYTEGLITQGEKYNKVVDIWARGTDDIANSMMDGMKKTKRHEHAEEGAVDRMNAIFMMADSGARGSKDQMRQLAGMRGLMAKPSGEIIETPITANFREGLTVLQYFISTHGARKGLADTALKTANSGYLTRRLADVAQDCAVTETDCGSVSGIEVHALTEGGEIIQRLGERVLGRVTLEDILDPFTDESIVPANVEIDEKVLEIIENAGINAVKIRSVLTCRAERGVCARCYGRDLAYGLPVEVGQAVGIIAAQSIGEPGTQLTMRTFHIGGTASRRVEQADLKARMEGTVRFDGIQVVTNAEGNTVVMNRRGGEFAIMGDTGRELERHRVIYGATVKVEDGQRIKSGELLAVWDPFTTPIITEVDGVVKYSDIYSGKTMQEQVDPVTGKASRTIMESKLADIRPRISIRDESGKTAVLSTGSGMARYFLPVGAVLMVEEGDEVRAGDILAKLPRATTKTKDITGGLPRVAELFEVRKPKETAVLSEIDGYVAISKGTKGKQKVTIKPVDVGEKCEYLIPRGKHLNVYDGDYVRAGEQLCGGSVNPQDILNIKGEIALAAYVVDEVQEVYRLQGVRIHDKHIEVIVRQMMRMVKIVEVGDTDFILEESIDRKVFERVNREVVAKGGSPAQGEPLILGITKASLATESFISAASFQETTKVLTEAAIRAKIDDLRGLKENVIMGRLIPAGTGIDEYRGLEIKVLEDIIATVEEE; this is encoded by the coding sequence TTGGAAACTCTGTATGATTTTTTTGCCAAGCCGATGGACCCGAGAAAATATTCGGGAGTTCAGATTTCCCTAGCTTCTTCCCAGACGATCCGAGACTGGTCCTTTGGTGAGATTACCAAGCCGGAAACCATCAATTACCGGACTTTCAAGCCTGAGAGGGATGGCCTCTTCTGCGCCAAGATCTTTGGACCCACCAAAGACTATGAGTGTAACTGCGGTAAATATAAGCGGATGAAGCACAGGGGCGTGGTCTGTGAAAAATGTGGTGTTGAAGTCATTCAGTCCAAGGTACGCAGGGACCGTATGGCACACATTGAGCTGGCCTGTCCTGTGGCGCATATCTGGTTTTTGAAGAGTCTGCCCAGCAAGATTGGTAACCTTCTGGATATAACCCTGAAGAATCTTGAAAAGGTTCTCTATTTTGATTCCTATGTGGTGGTTGATCCCAAGGAGACAGGACTTTCAAGACTTCAGCTGCTTTCCGATGAAAAATATTATGAGGCACTGGATCTTTATGGTGAAGGGGCTTTTGAGGCGGGAATTGGCGCAGAGTCCATCCAGCGACTGCTGGAAACCATGGACATGGAAACTATTTATCATCAGCTCCGGGAGGATATTTCAGCAACCACTTCCGTTGCAAAGCGTCAGAAATTATCCAAGCGGCTGCGCATTGTGGATGCTTTCCGGAATTCAGGCGTAAGCCCGGTCTGGATGATTCTGGAAACAGTGCCGGTTCTGCCTCCGGATCTGAGGCCTCTTGTGCCCCTGGAAGGTGGTCGTTTTGCTACTTCAGACCTGAACGACCTGTACCGGAGGGTCATCAACCGGAACAACCGTCTCAAGCGGCTGATGGACTTGAAAGCCCCGGATATTATCGTTCGCAATGAAAAGCGGATGCTTCAGGAATCCGTGGATGTGCTTTTTGATAACGGTCGTCATGGTCGCGTGGTCACGGGTACCAATAAAAGGCCATTGAAATCCCTTTCTGATACCTTGAAGGGAAAGCAGGGGCGTTTTCGTCAGAACCTTCTTGGTAAGCGTGTGGATTATTCCGGCCGTTCCGTTATTGTGGTCGGACCGAACCTTCGTCTGCATCAGTGTGGTATTCCTAAAAAAATGGCCCTGGAGCTTTTCAAGCCCTTTATTTATCATCATCTGGAACAGAAAGGTCTGGTTTCCACGGTCAAGAGCGCCAAGAAGATGGTGGAGCGGGAGACGCCGGAAGTCTGGGATACCCTTGATGAAGTGGTCAAAGAGTATCCTGTGATGCTGAACCGTGCTCCGACTCTCCACAGGCTTGGTCTTCAGGCCTTTGAGCCTGTCCTCATAGAAGGGAAGGCCATCCGTCTGCATCCTTTGGTATGTACTGCCTTTAATGCCGACTTTGACGGTGACCAGATGGCTGTGCATCTGCCCCTTTCCGTAGAGGCCCATATTGAGGCCCGGGTGCTGATGCTGGCCAGTAATAATATTTTAAGTCCCGCCAATGGTGAGCCCATCATTATTCCTACCCAGGACATTGTTCTGGGCCTTTACTATCTGACCCAGAAAATTGAAGGGGTGAAGGGTGAAGGAACCCGTTTTGCCAATGTGATGGAAGTCAGGCAGGCCTATGATGCTGGCGAAATTTCCATGCATGCCTCCATTGTTGTGCGTATGAAGGATGGCAGCCGGGTGGATACCACCACGGGTCGCGTTCTGCTTTGGGAGCTGATTCCCGATGCCATGGTTTCCAGTTTCAATCATATCATGGTAACCAGTCAAGAAGACCTGGATCTGGTGCAAAAGGCCCTTGCATCGGGTGCACGTTTCACGGAAGTAGCTCAGCAGTATTCCAAGAGTGCCGATGTTTATCACAACGCCTACATTGGCTTTCTGGATCCCAAGGAATTTTCCCGTGTTTTCGGGATAAAGGGGCCTGCCGTACAGCAGCTTTTTGCCATGGAACCCGGTAGCCTGTCTCCCCTTATGGAAGACGGCGGGCAGTATCACTTTTTTGAAGTTGTCGACAGGCAGATGGAGATACCATTTTCCGTTGTTAACAAAGTCATGGACAAGGGAACTATCCGGAAGCTTGTGGATTATGCCTATAGAAACCTCGGACCCAAGGGAACAGTTATTCTAGCGGATCGTCTGAAGGATCTTGGCTACAGTATCTCCACAAAAGGCGGTCTTTCCGTTGGTATCGATGATATGATTATTCCGGATAATAAGTGGGATATTCTCAAGGATGCTGAAGATAAGGTTGCTGAGATTAACCGTCAGTACACCGAGGGTCTTATTACTCAGGGTGAAAAATATAACAAAGTTGTGGATATCTGGGCCAGAGGAACCGATGACATTGCCAATTCCATGATGGATGGCATGAAAAAAACCAAGCGCCATGAACATGCGGAAGAAGGGGCAGTAGACCGCATGAACGCCATCTTTATGATGGCCGACTCCGGTGCCCGTGGTTCCAAGGATCAGATGAGACAGCTTGCTGGTATGCGTGGCCTCATGGCCAAGCCTTCCGGTGAGATTATTGAGACTCCCATTACGGCCAACTTTCGTGAAGGTCTTACGGTTCTTCAGTATTTCATCTCTACCCATGGTGCCCGTAAAGGTCTTGCGGATACAGCTCTTAAGACGGCAAACTCCGGGTATCTGACCCGTCGTCTTGCTGATGTGGCTCAGGATTGTGCTGTGACTGAGACGGATTGCGGCTCAGTGAGCGGTATTGAGGTGCATGCTCTGACGGAGGGGGGGGAAATCATTCAGCGTCTTGGGGAGAGGGTTCTTGGTCGTGTGACCCTTGAGGATATTCTGGATCCCTTTACCGATGAATCCATTGTGCCTGCCAATGTTGAAATTGATGAAAAAGTTCTTGAAATAATAGAGAATGCAGGTATTAATGCTGTTAAAATCCGTTCTGTGCTTACCTGCAGAGCGGAAAGGGGGGTCTGTGCCCGCTGCTATGGTAGGGATCTGGCTTATGGCCTTCCCGTGGAAGTGGGGCAGGCCGTTGGAATTATTGCTGCCCAGAGCATAGGTGAGCCTGGAACCCAGCTGACCATGCGTACCTTCCATATCGGCGGAACGGCTTCGAGGCGCGTGGAGCAGGCTGACCTTAAGGCCCGGATGGAAGGAACTGTCCGCTTTGACGGTATTCAGGTGGTAACCAATGCCGAGGGAAATACTGTGGTCATGAACCGTCGTGGTGGTGAATTTGCCATTATGGGGGATACGGGTCGTGAGCTGGAGCGTCACCGGGTGATTTATGGCGCTACGGTTAAGGTGGAGGATGGTCAGAGGATAAAATCCGGTGAGCTGCTGGCTGTATGGGACCCTTTCACAACCCCCATCATCACGGAAGTGGATGGTGTGGTCAAGTATTCGGATATCTACTCGGGTAAAACCATGCAGGAGCAGGTGGACCCCGTAACGGGTAAGGCCAGCCGGACAATTATGGAATCCAAGCTTGCTGATATCCGTCCACGTATTTCCATACGGGATGAGAGCGGGAAAACGGCTGTTTTGTCCACAGGTTCCGGCATGGCCAGATATTTTCTTCCTGTGGGTGCGGTTCTTATGGTGGAGGAAGGAGATGAGGTCCGTGCCGGTGATATTCTGGCCAAGCTCCCCCGTGCCACCACGAAAACCAAGGACATTACAGGTGGTCTTCCCCGTGTAGCAGAACTCTTTGAGGTAAGAAAACCCAAGGAGACCGCTGTTCTTAGTGAGATAGACGGATATGTAGCTATTTCCAAGGGAACAAAAGGTAAGCAGAAAGTAACCATTAAGCCCGTGGATGTAGGTGAAAAATGTGAGTACCTGATTCCCAGAGGCAAGCATCTTAACGTATATGACGGTGATTATGTGCGCGCTGGTGAACAGTTGTGCGGAGGTTCCGTCAACCCCCAGGATATTCTCAATATTAAAGGTGAGATTGCTCTGGCCGCCTATGTTGTGGACGAGGTTCAGGAGGTTTACCGTCTTCAGGGTGTACGTATTCATGATAAGCATATTGAAGTCATAGTGCGTCAGATGATGCGCATGGTTAAAATTGTGGAGGTCGGAGATACGGATTTTATTCTGGAGGAAAGTATTGACCGGAAGGTCTTTGAGCGGGTTAACCGGGAGGTTGTTGCCAAGGGGGGGAGTCCGGCTCAGGGTGAACCCTTGATTCTGGGTATTACCAAGGCCTCCCTTGCCACAGAGAGTTTTATTTCTGCCGCTTCTTTCCAGGAAACCACAAAAGTTCTTACTGAAGCAGCAATTCGGGCTAAAATTGATGACCTCCGTGGCTTAAAGGAAAATGTGATAATGGGTCGCCTTATCCCTGCAGGTACAGGGATTGACGAGTATCGGGGGCTGGAGATAAAGGTCCTTGAAGACATTATTGCTACAGTAGAAGAAGAATAG
- the rpoB gene encoding DNA-directed RNA polymerase subunit beta produces the protein MSGSPLANKRVRKRFGGKHTIIDIPDLIGMQRESYERFLQMDVTPDQRRDIGLQAVFKSVFPIKDFTGTASLEFVSYDFGEVKHSVSECIHRGMTYEISVRIRVRLVVYDVDKDAGTVTIRDIKEQEIYFGTVPLMTPRGTFIVNGTERVVVSQLHRSSGVFFDHDKGKTHSSGKIIYTARVIPVRGSWIDMEIDPKDIVYIRIDRRRKFPVTILFKAFGYTNEDLLAYFYLKERIEVRGEEYFKAFNEQSLKGQRASEDVLDPETSEVIVRKGRFFTKRAIRQLRNLGVTELKVNAEELIDRGVAADILDPESGDLIVKAGDILEEEILARMQESGVRDFELLFVDANYSADCIRKTLMADKTTSREEALVEIYRRLRPGNPATPEVALEFIDHLFFKAAYYDFSGVGRLKMNHRLGINTHIDVRTLRKEDILLTARTLVELRDTQGVVDDIDHLGNRRVRAVGELLENQYRIGLVRMERAIKERMSMQEVDTLMPHDLVNPKPVSAVVKEFFGTSQLSQFMDQTNPLSETTHKRRLSALGPGGLTRERAGFEVRDVHPSHYGRICPIETPEGPNIGLIVSLCTYARVNDFGFIETPYRMVREGLVSTDVRMLSAFEEKDHPIAQANAVVGDDGRYVNPLVTARIAGEFQMVPAGEVEMMDISPNQLVSVSASLIPFLENDDANRALMGSNMQRQAVPLTRTEAPLVGTGIEGVVARDSGVAIVCRRDGVVVNVDASRIVVRHELKEGESLDNQVSIYALSKFTRSNQNTCFNHRPIVQMGQRVVKGQVLADGPSTEQGELALGKNVTVAFMPWGGYNFEDSILLSERLVQDGVFTSVHIEEFEVVARDTKLGKEEITRDIPNVGEEALKDLDDSGIIRLGAEVVPGDILVGKITPKGETQLSPEEKLLRAIFGEKAGDVKDTSLRVPPGVEGIVIDAKVFSRRGVDKDERTRSIEDEEIRQYEKDRDERIAIIEEAALQRILGLLMGQTVQSDLRKAKKTLLSAGTVVDASALEGLSVSQLEGLILEDAAVTERVHGVIDLWRSEIDNSRQVFEEQVSRYEKGDDLPPGVIKMIKIYVAIKRILSVGDKMAGRHGNKGVVSRILPVEDLPYFEDGSFVDMVLNPLGVPSRMNVGQILEIHLGRAARCLGQQLDEMIRKKDSDALRDKMGRIFKSQAEMEESINESDDQNLIALAGRYRRGVHMATPVFDGAQESEIKALLEEAGVSVSGQATLYDGLTGEAFDGPITVGTMYMLKLHHLVDDKLHARSIGPYSLVTQQPLGGKAQFGGQRLGEMEVWAMEAYGAAHALQEFITVKSDDMAGRTRMYEKIVKGQNVLEPGLPESFRVLIKELQALGLDVNLIEGE, from the coding sequence ATGTCCGGAAGCCCTCTGGCCAACAAGCGTGTGAGAAAGCGTTTCGGCGGAAAGCACACCATTATTGATATCCCGGATCTTATCGGGATGCAGCGGGAATCTTATGAGAGATTTCTTCAAATGGATGTGACGCCGGATCAACGTCGGGACATCGGTCTGCAGGCGGTCTTTAAATCTGTTTTCCCAATCAAGGATTTCACGGGAACCGCATCACTGGAGTTCGTGTCCTATGATTTCGGTGAGGTGAAGCACTCAGTAAGCGAGTGTATCCATCGTGGAATGACCTATGAAATTTCTGTGCGTATCCGGGTCCGTCTTGTCGTCTATGACGTGGATAAAGATGCGGGTACCGTAACCATAAGGGATATAAAAGAGCAGGAAATTTATTTTGGGACCGTGCCTCTGATGACGCCCCGGGGTACTTTCATTGTGAATGGTACCGAGCGTGTTGTGGTCAGCCAGCTTCATCGGTCCAGTGGTGTTTTCTTTGATCATGACAAGGGAAAGACCCACTCCAGCGGAAAAATTATTTACACGGCCAGGGTGATACCTGTGCGCGGGTCCTGGATTGATATGGAAATTGATCCTAAAGATATTGTATATATCCGGATCGACCGCCGCCGTAAATTCCCTGTGACCATCCTGTTCAAGGCCTTTGGATATACCAACGAAGATCTTCTGGCTTATTTCTATCTGAAAGAGCGTATTGAAGTCCGTGGTGAAGAATATTTTAAGGCCTTTAATGAACAGAGCCTTAAAGGACAGCGGGCCAGCGAAGATGTCCTGGATCCTGAAACTTCAGAAGTTATTGTCCGTAAAGGCCGTTTTTTCACCAAAAGGGCCATACGCCAGCTTAGAAACCTTGGTGTTACTGAGCTGAAGGTAAATGCGGAAGAGCTGATTGACCGGGGTGTTGCGGCAGATATTCTTGATCCTGAATCGGGGGATCTGATAGTTAAAGCCGGTGATATTCTTGAAGAAGAAATTCTTGCCCGCATGCAGGAAAGTGGTGTGCGGGATTTTGAGCTTCTTTTTGTGGATGCCAACTACAGTGCTGACTGTATACGTAAAACTCTGATGGCGGATAAAACCACATCCAGGGAAGAAGCCCTTGTTGAAATATACCGAAGGCTTAGACCGGGTAATCCTGCCACTCCAGAAGTGGCTTTAGAGTTTATAGATCATCTCTTTTTCAAGGCTGCTTATTATGATTTCTCGGGAGTGGGCCGCCTGAAAATGAATCATCGCCTTGGTATAAATACTCATATTGATGTGCGCACCCTTCGCAAGGAAGATATTCTGCTGACCGCCAGAACCCTGGTGGAACTGCGGGATACCCAGGGCGTGGTGGATGATATCGATCACCTTGGTAACCGCCGCGTGCGTGCCGTTGGCGAGCTTTTGGAAAACCAGTATCGCATTGGTCTTGTGCGTATGGAGCGCGCCATCAAGGAGCGTATGAGCATGCAGGAAGTTGATACCCTCATGCCCCATGATCTGGTGAATCCCAAGCCCGTTTCTGCAGTGGTTAAGGAATTTTTCGGGACCAGTCAGCTTTCCCAGTTCATGGATCAGACCAATCCCCTTTCTGAAACAACTCATAAACGTCGTCTTTCCGCCCTGGGACCCGGTGGTCTGACCCGTGAACGTGCAGGCTTTGAAGTCCGTGACGTGCATCCTTCCCATTACGGCAGGATCTGTCCCATTGAGACACCGGAAGGTCCCAACATCGGTCTGATTGTATCTCTGTGTACCTATGCAAGGGTCAATGATTTTGGATTCATTGAAACGCCTTATCGTATGGTTCGGGAAGGGCTGGTTTCAACGGATGTTCGCATGCTGTCCGCCTTTGAGGAAAAAGATCACCCCATTGCCCAGGCCAATGCCGTTGTGGGTGATGATGGGCGGTATGTGAATCCCCTTGTGACTGCCCGTATTGCCGGTGAATTTCAGATGGTTCCCGCCGGTGAAGTAGAGATGATGGATATTTCACCCAATCAGCTGGTGAGTGTGTCTGCCTCTTTGATTCCCTTCCTTGAAAATGATGATGCCAACAGGGCACTCATGGGTTCCAACATGCAGCGTCAGGCTGTTCCCCTGACCCGGACGGAAGCACCCCTTGTGGGAACCGGTATAGAGGGTGTTGTGGCCAGAGATTCCGGGGTCGCCATTGTCTGCAGACGGGATGGCGTGGTTGTGAACGTGGATGCTTCCCGCATTGTGGTTCGACATGAACTGAAAGAGGGGGAATCCCTCGACAATCAGGTAAGTATTTATGCCCTTTCTAAATTTACCCGTTCCAATCAGAACACCTGCTTTAATCACCGTCCCATTGTTCAAATGGGTCAAAGGGTTGTTAAGGGTCAGGTGCTGGCTGATGGTCCCTCCACAGAGCAGGGTGAGCTGGCTTTGGGTAAAAATGTCACCGTGGCTTTCATGCCCTGGGGCGGATACAACTTCGAGGACTCTATTCTTCTCAGTGAACGTTTGGTGCAGGATGGTGTTTTCACTTCCGTCCATATTGAGGAATTTGAGGTTGTAGCCAGGGATACCAAGCTTGGTAAGGAAGAAATTACCCGGGATATTCCCAATGTCGGTGAAGAGGCATTGAAAGATCTGGATGATTCAGGAATTATTCGTCTTGGAGCTGAAGTAGTTCCCGGAGATATTCTTGTGGGTAAAATAACCCCCAAGGGTGAAACTCAGCTTTCTCCTGAGGAAAAGCTTCTTCGGGCTATTTTCGGTGAAAAAGCCGGTGACGTGAAAGATACCTCCCTGCGGGTACCTCCCGGCGTTGAAGGTATTGTTATTGATGCAAAGGTCTTTTCCCGCCGAGGCGTGGATAAGGATGAACGTACCAGAAGTATTGAGGATGAAGAAATCCGTCAGTATGAAAAAGACAGGGACGAGCGTATTGCCATCATTGAAGAAGCGGCATTGCAGAGAATTCTTGGCCTTCTCATGGGCCAGACTGTTCAGAGTGATCTGCGTAAGGCGAAAAAGACCCTGCTGTCAGCTGGTACGGTTGTGGATGCTTCTGCCCTTGAAGGACTTTCCGTTTCTCAGTTAGAAGGGCTTATCCTTGAAGATGCCGCAGTCACCGAACGTGTACATGGGGTGATAGATCTTTGGCGCAGTGAGATAGATAATTCCCGCCAGGTTTTTGAAGAGCAGGTAAGTCGCTATGAAAAGGGTGATGATCTGCCCCCCGGCGTGATTAAAATGATCAAAATTTATGTGGCCATCAAGCGTATCCTTTCTGTTGGGGACAAAATGGCAGGACGTCACGGTAACAAGGGTGTTGTTTCCCGTATTCTGCCGGTGGAAGATCTCCCATACTTTGAAGACGGCAGCTTCGTGGATATGGTTCTTAATCCTTTGGGTGTGCCTTCCCGTATGAACGTCGGACAGATTCTGGAAATTCATCTGGGCAGGGCGGCCCGTTGTCTGGGGCAGCAGTTGGATGAAATGATACGTAAAAAGGACAGCGACGCCCTGCGTGATAAAATGGGTCGTATTTTTAAATCCCAGGCTGAGATGGAAGAAAGTATTAATGAGTCCGATGATCAAAATCTGATAGCCCTTGCAGGCCGCTACAGAAGGGGCGTGCATATGGCAACTCCGGTTTTTGACGGTGCTCAGGAGTCTGAAATCAAGGCGTTGCTGGAAGAGGCCGGAGTCAGTGTTTCGGGTCAGGCAACCCTCTATGATGGTCTTACGGGTGAGGCCTTTGACGGTCCCATTACCGTAGGAACCATGTATATGCTTAAACTGCACCATCTGGTTGATGATAAACTCCATGCCCGTTCCATCGGCCCCTATTCTCTGGTGACCCAGCAGCCTCTGGGCGGTAAGGCCCAGTTTGGTGGGCAGCGTCTTGGGGAGATGGAAGTCTGGGCCATGGAAGCCTATGGTGCCGCCCATGCACTGCAGGAATTTATCACGGTCAAGTCCGATGATATGGCAGGACGAACACGCATGTATGAAAAAATAGTCAAGGGTCAGAACGTTCTGGAACCCGGCCTGCCGGAATCTTTCCGGGTACTTATTAAAGAATTGCAGGCGCTGGGTCTTGATGTCAACCTGATCGAAGGTGAATAA
- the rpsL gene encoding 30S ribosomal protein S12, translating into MPTINQLVRKGRKRMVSKVSTPALKGGPQKRGVCTRVYTTTPKKPNSALRKVARVRLTTGVEVSAYIPGIGHNLQEHSVVLVAGGRVKDLPGVRYSIVRGALDTLGVADRKKSRSLYGAKKPK; encoded by the coding sequence ATGCCAACCATTAACCAGCTCGTCCGGAAAGGACGCAAGCGTATGGTCAGTAAGGTCAGTACGCCGGCGTTGAAGGGGGGGCCGCAGAAGCGGGGTGTTTGTACCCGCGTCTACACCACAACACCGAAGAAGCCTAACTCGGCCCTTCGTAAAGTGGCAAGGGTCCGGTTGACCACGGGAGTAGAGGTTTCAGCCTATATTCCTGGTATTGGTCACAACCTTCAGGAACACTCCGTTGTGCTTGTGGCAGGTGGCCGTGTAAAAGACCTTCCGGGTGTGCGCTATTCCATCGTTCGTGGGGCACTGGACACCCTGGGTGTTGCGGATCGGAAGAAGAGCCGGTCCCTTTACGGTGCTAAGAAACCCAAGTGA
- the rpsG gene encoding 30S ribosomal protein S7, with the protein MPRRREVPERKMIPDAKYGSVLMSQFINKLMRDGKKSTAESILYDAFDILAEKNGEAPLETFEKALENVKPMLEVKSRRVGGASYQVPTDVRPKRRTALAIRWLITYARARGEKTMASRLAAEFLDAANKRGASVKKREDTHRMAEANKAFAHYRW; encoded by the coding sequence ATGCCCAGAAGAAGAGAAGTTCCGGAGCGGAAAATGATCCCGGACGCAAAGTACGGAAGCGTCCTTATGAGTCAGTTCATTAACAAGCTGATGCGGGATGGCAAGAAGAGTACCGCCGAATCCATCCTCTATGATGCCTTTGATATTCTGGCTGAAAAAAACGGAGAAGCTCCGCTTGAAACCTTTGAAAAGGCTCTGGAGAATGTCAAGCCCATGCTGGAGGTTAAGTCCCGGCGTGTGGGCGGCGCCTCCTATCAGGTGCCTACGGATGTGAGGCCAAAAAGACGAACGGCCCTTGCCATTCGGTGGCTTATCACTTATGCCCGTGCACGGGGTGAAAAGACCATGGCCAGCCGGCTGGCGGCGGAGTTTCTCGATGCTGCCAACAAGCGTGGGGCTTCCGTGAAAAAGCGTGAAGATACCCACCGTATGGCTGAAGCCAACAAGGCATTTGCCCATTATCGTTGGTAG
- the rpsJ gene encoding 30S ribosomal protein S10: MMNAKIRIRLRAYDHKLLDQSALDIVDTAKKTGAKIVGPIPLPTSINKFCVLRSPHVNKKSREQFEIRTHKRMLDILEPTQQTVDALMKLDLSPGVDVEIKL; the protein is encoded by the coding sequence ATGATGAACGCGAAAATCAGAATCAGGCTGCGGGCCTACGATCACAAGCTGCTGGATCAGTCTGCGCTGGATATCGTGGATACCGCCAAAAAGACCGGTGCCAAGATAGTCGGTCCGATTCCGCTTCCGACGAGCATAAACAAGTTTTGTGTTCTCCGGTCTCCCCATGTCAACAAAAAGTCCCGGGAGCAGTTTGAAATCCGGACGCACAAGCGTATGCTTGACATTCTGGAGCCGACCCAGCAGACGGTCGATGCCTTGATGAAGTTGGACCTGTCTCCCGGTGTAGACGTGGAGATCAAACTGTAA
- the rplL gene encoding 50S ribosomal protein L7/L12 — protein MAEITKQDVIDFIANMTVLELSELVKELEEKFGVSAAAPVAMAAMPAGAAAAPAEEKTEFDVILVAAGDKKINVIKEVRAITGLGLKEAKDLVEGAPAPVKEGIAKEEADKFKAQLEEAGAKVELK, from the coding sequence ATGGCTGAAATTACCAAACAGGATGTAATTGATTTTATTGCAAACATGACAGTTCTTGAGCTTTCCGAGCTTGTTAAGGAACTTGAAGAGAAATTCGGTGTATCTGCTGCTGCTCCCGTTGCCATGGCTGCTATGCCTGCCGGTGCTGCTGCTGCTCCCGCTGAAGAAAAAACCGAATTTGACGTTATTCTTGTGGCTGCAGGAGACAAGAAGATTAACGTTATCAAGGAAGTACGTGCCATTACTGGTCTTGGTCTCAAAGAAGCCAAGGATCTTGTTGAAGGTGCGCCCGCTCCCGTCAAAGAAGGTATTGCCAAGGAAGAAGCAGATAAGTTCAAGGCGCAGCTTGAAGAAGCTGGTGCAAAGGTTGAGCTTAAGTAG